The Oryzias melastigma strain HK-1 linkage group LG13, ASM292280v2, whole genome shotgun sequence genome window below encodes:
- the LOC112149856 gene encoding odorant receptor 131-2-like, protein MADNVSMVGGSAQRQADFRVIIVQILVIIFIWINIMLIVTFFKKRSFHNSARYLLFALVLLSDSFLLVVTDILLVLSFFRVVMQVWLCIIVSIVVFLYNMVTPITLAAMTLERFVAICMPLRHAELCSTRSTVHCILIIHGISSIPCIVILSVFFASASLGVFKQNMVCSVEMFILYTWHSDVRSAVSQFFFLIMCIVIFFSYFKIMRVAKAASGENKKSTLKGLRTVSLHAFQLLLCLIQLWCPFIEAAVLNVNLVLYVNVRYFNYIMFFIAPKCLSSLIYGLRDETFFLALKSSFGFGQLRKSKT, encoded by the coding sequence ATGGCAGATAATGTCTCCATGGTTGGTGGTTCTGCGCAACGACAGGCTGACTTTCGGGTTATTATTGTCCAGATCCTAGTGATAATTTTTATTTGGATCAACATAATGcttattgtgacatttttcaaaaaacggTCTTTTCACAACAGTGCTCGCTACCTTTTGTTTGCACTTGTGCTACTGTCAGACAGCTTTTTGTTAGTCGTTACTGATATTCTGCTGGTATTATCCTTCTTCAGGGTGGTCATGCAAGTTTGGTTGTGTATTATTGTGTCAATAGTTGTGTTTCTGTACAATATGGTAACGCCAATCACTCTTGCAGCAATGACCTTGGAGCGATTCGTGGCGATCTGCATGCCCCTGCGCCACGCAGAGCTGTGCTCCACTCGCAGCACGGTGCACTGCATCCTCATCATTCATGGAATCAGCTCTATTCCTTGCATCGTCATCCTCTCTGTGTTTTTTGCATCAGCTTCTCTTggtgtttttaagcaaaacatgGTGTGTTCAGTGGAAATGTTCATATTATACACGTGGCACAGTGATGTCAGGTCGGCTGTGagtcaatttttctttttaattatgtgCATTGTCATCTTTTTCTCCTATTTCAAAATAATGAGAGTAGCCAAAGCTGCGTCGGGAGAGAATAAAAAGTCAACATTGAAAGGGCTTAGAACTGTTAGTCTTCATGCTTTCCAGCTGCTACTCTGCCTCATCCAGCTGTGGTGCCCCTTCATAGAAGCTGCAGTGCTCAATGTTAATCTGGTCCTGTATGTTAATGTAAGATACTTCAATTATATCATGTTCTTTATTGCACCAAAATGTCTGAGTTCTCTCATTTATGGGCTCAGGGATGAAACATTTTTCCTGGCACTGAAAAGCTCTTTTGGTTTTGGACAActgagaaaaagcaaaacataa
- the LOC112149382 gene encoding odorant receptor 131-2-like — MSLERKFISFILFKEISTLCFRKMADNSSIVGGFAPRYPTYRLIIIQILVTIFLCINMLLIGTFFKTESFHTSARYLLFALMLMSDSFLLFMSDIMVVCTSLGFTMQVFVCVIFSTTVLLYNMVTPITLVAMTLERYAAICMPLRHAELCSTRSTVHCILIIHGISSVPCIIILSVFFASASLSIYKQNMVCTVNVFILYTWHNHLRSAVSQFFFLMMCIVICFSYYKIMKVANAASGESKKSTLRGLKTVILHAFQLLLCLIQLWCPFIEAATLEIDLNLFASVRYANYVIFFLASRCLSPLIYGLRDETFFLALKKFYRS; from the coding sequence ATGTCTCTGGAACGgaagtttatttcttttattttattcaaagaaaTCTCAACTTTGTGTTTCAGAAAAATGGCAGATAACTCCTCCATAGTTGGTGGTTTTGCACCACGTTATCCCACCTATCGACTGATTATTATCCAGATCCTGGTGACCATTTTTCTTTGCATCAACATGTTGCTCAttgggactttttttaaaacagagtcTTTTCACACGAGTGCTCGCTACCTTTTGTTTGCTCTGATGCTGATGTCAGACAGCTTTTTGCTTTTCATGTCTGACATTATGGTTGTTTGTACATCTCTTGGGTTCACAATGCAGGTTTTCGTTTGTGTTATATTTTCTACTACTGTGCTTCTGTACAATATGGTTACACCAATTACTCTTGTAGCAATGACCCTAGAGCGATACGCGGCGATCTGCATGCCCCTGCGTCACGCAGAGCTGTGCTCCACTCGCAGCACGGTGCACTGCATCCTCATCATTCACGGAATCAGCTCTGTTCCCTGCATCATCATCCTCTCTGTGTTTTTTGCCTCAGCTTCTTTAAGTATTTACAAGCAAAACATGGTATGTacagtaaatgtatttatattatacACATGGCACAACCATCTTAGATCAGCTGTGAGTCAATTTTTCTTCCTGATGATGTGCATTGTCATCTGTTTCTCCTATTATAAAATAATGAAGGTTGCCAACGCCGCATCCGGAGAGAGTAAAAAATCAACATTAAGAGGCCTCAAAACTGTCATTCTTCACGCTTTCCAGCTGTTGTTGTGTCTCATCCAGCTTTGGTGTCCCTTCATAGAAGCTGCTACACTCGAGAttgatttaaatctttttgcCAGTGTCAGATACgctaattatgtcattttttttctggcttcCCGATGTTTGAGTCCTCTCATTTATGGGCTCAGGgatgagactttttttcttgctctgaAAAAGTTTTACCGATCATAA
- the LOC112149665 gene encoding odorant receptor 131-2-like, producing MIIIVQILVIIFFWINMLLIVTFLKTESFHTSARYLLFALTLLSDSFLLVLSDVLLLLTALKVPMPVWLYIIVYFVVLLYNMVTPITLTAMTLERYAAICMPLRHAELCSTRSTVHCILIIHGISSVPSIAILSVFFASAPTSIYKQNMVCSVEIFILYPWHNHLRSTISQFFFFIMCIIIIFSYYKIMKVAKAASGENKKSTLRGLTTVILHAFQLLLCLIQLWTPFIEAAVLQIDLRLYGIVRYVNYVIFVLASRCLSPLIYGLRDETFFLALKRFYRS from the coding sequence ATGATTATTATTGTCCAGATCTtggtaatcatttttttttggatcaaCATGTTGCTGATTGTAACCTTTTTGAAAACAGAGTCTTTTCACACGAGCGCTCGCTACCTCTTATTTGCTCTAACGCTGCTTTCAGACAGTTTTTTGTTAGTCCTGTCTGATGTTCTGCTGCTTTTAACAGCGTTGAAGGTGCCCATGCCAGTTTGGTTGTAtattattgtgtattttgttgTGCTTCTGTACAATATGGTTACACCGATTACTCTCACAGCAATGACCCTGGAGCGATACGCGGCGATCTGCATGCCCCTGCGTCACGCAGAGCTGTGCTCCACTCGTAGCACGGTGCACTGCATCCTCATCATTCATGGAATCAGCTCTGTTCCCAGCATCGCCATCCTCTCTGTGTTTTTTGCATCAGCTCCTACAAGTATTTACAAGCAAAACATGGTTTGTTCAGTGGAAATATTTATATTGTACCCATGGCACAACCATCTTAGATCGACTATaagtcagtttttcttttttattatgtgcattatcattattttctccTATTACAAAATAATGAAGGTAGCCAAAGCTGCATCAGGAGAGAATAAAAAGTCAACTCTAAGAGGCCTCACCACCGTGATTCTTCATGCTTTCCAGctgttgctgtgtctcatccaGCTGTGGACTCCCTTCATAGAAGCTGCTGTTCTCCAAATTGATCTACGTCTTTATGGTATTGTCAGATACgttaattatgtcatttttgtccTTGCTTCTCGATGTTTGAGTCCTCTCATTTATGGCCTCAGGgatgagactttttttcttgctttgaaaAGGTTCTACCGGTCCTAG